The DNA sequence GGATTGCAAATCAAAGAAGAATGAGAAGGACTTTGAGCCGCAGGATGATGTGGGGAGTAATGGTAGATCGGGGCAAGGCATACTCGAGCGAATGCTCACAATTCAATAAAACAGGACTAGTCCCTCAGGCGCTGCCTGGGGGACTAGTCCTGTATGAAATGTTAAGTTACGGCAGCATGGAGTTGACGGTGACGAAGATGTATCCTCTGTCTCTGAGCTGGCGGAGAATGCTTGGCAGGGCGTCAATGACTTTGGTGTGGGAGGGGTGGAGAAGGAGAATGCCATTGTTGGAAGCTCCTGCGACAGCCCGGGAGATAATCTCTGAGGTGGAGGTGGTGCTCATGTAGTCATCGGTGTCGATGGACCACATGACCATGTACTTGAAGCCGACTTCTCCAGCGATGCGTTCTACTCGCGAGCTGGTAGCACCATACGGTGGCCGGATCAGGTAGGAGGTCGTGCCTACCGTTTCTTTGATAATCTCACGGGAGCGGGTCAGCTGGTAACGAACCGAGGAATCACTGAGATCGGTGAGGTCTGGGTGACTGACAGTATGGGATTCCATCTTATGGCCTCGGCTGACGATTTTTCGAGCCGTCACGGGGTGGGACAGGATCCAGTTGCCGGTAAAGAAGAAGGTGCTTTTGGCATTGTAGTTATCCAGAATCGTCAGGACTCGATCCACCTGGCTGGCGGTAGCTCCGTCATCAAAAGTAATGGCGATCCGTCGCCCGGAGTAGCTGGTTACGCCCTTGAAGATCTTTCTTAAGGTGGTGGGTTCTGTGCTGGGAGCTGTTTTGCTTAGATAGGTGGTACTGGCATACCCATTTGTTCCGCTGTAGCTTAATTTCGCCCAGCCGTTGGAGATGCTGTAGACTGTGACAGCTGCTCCCTTTGGCATGGTCAGGATAATGGAGTAATTGGTACTTGGACCAGTACGAAGGTTCAGCGCAGCCGTGGTGTAATAACGGGTTCCGGTGGGTGAAGCCAGATAAGCGGAGTAAACATATCCGGTGGTATCCTTGTACGTTACTTTGGACCACCCATTGGAGGTGGAGAGAACACTGACCGTAGATCCCTTCGGGATCGTCAGAATGATGGAATAGCTGGTACCGGGACCTGTCCGAAGATTCAGATTCACCGTAGTTACTTTGTTTTCCGCGGCATATGCTGTCTGGCCACCTACAGGGCGAAGAAACTTCATATTCAAATTCTCAGCAAGGGATCCCAACCCAAATTGAAGCAGAAGTACCAGAACAACAATGAGCAGTCGTCTCGATGTATGTTTCATCTTGTTACCTCCTTGTATCGATATGATCGATGAGATTAGTGCCTCCAGGCTGAAGCACTCAGTGATGTGAAATCAGTAAACATAATATGGGATCAGAAAGTTCGGTTTTTGATCTTGTTGTTCAATGTGTCTTCACGATTTCCTTTCCCTTCAGAGTAAAGCCTGATTGATTGTGCAGCTGGCAGGTTGAAGTATTTCCATTGTCGGCAATAAACCTGATATAGCTTGGATCCGTCAAGTGCGAACCAATAGTGTGGGGATGAGCCATCGCGTAATGACAGTAAAACTTTTTAGTTACTTCATTGAACAAAATCGCTACGCGATAGTTCTTTGTTACAAATTTATACTTATGCCTCTTGGTTTGACAGAGGTTTGTTCGTGCAAAAAAAACAAATAGTAGCTACACCTCCATTTATGGTTTATTGTGGATTCACTACAAACAACAAATAACCAAAGGAGAGCAACTACTATTTGCACGCCTATGTTACCATATTTTAGCCACCACAACAACACAACTTTTTTAATCTGCCCATCCAGGTCTCCACCCAAGGCGCTGATGCCCAATGCATTACTGCGCTTTTTGAAAGGAGTACCTCGATGGATCAATTTATTTTAGAATCTTATTTCTCTCAAATGGAACATTATCTCGAACTCAGAGATCTCTCATCAAATACCAAAAAAAGTTATCGATCCTTCCTCAAATCTTATCTCGAGTGGCTTGACTCCATGGGCATCCAGCCCAAGGACGCATCCTACGAAAATATCAGGACCTACATCCTCTACTTGAAGAAGACAAAGAAGCTTTCCAACCACAGCATCAATGCCCATACCTCTCAAATACGATTTTTCAGGCTCTATCTCCTGAAGCAACCGTGGGATCGGTACGAAGTTCCCGCCATGACGATCAAGTCTTACCTTCCAGAGGTTCTTTCGGTGGATGAGACCATGGCGTTTATCAACTCTATCACTGACCTGCGACTGAAAGCCTGCGTTGCATTACTG is a window from the Clostridiaceae bacterium HFYG-1003 genome containing:
- a CDS encoding polysaccharide deacetylase family protein, translated to MKHTSRRLLIVVLVLLLQFGLGSLAENLNMKFLRPVGGQTAYAAENKVTTVNLNLRTGPGTSYSIILTIPKGSTVSVLSTSNGWSKVTYKDTTGYVYSAYLASPTGTRYYTTAALNLRTGPSTNYSIILTMPKGAAVTVYSISNGWAKLSYSGTNGYASTTYLSKTAPSTEPTTLRKIFKGVTSYSGRRIAITFDDGATASQVDRVLTILDNYNAKSTFFFTGNWILSHPVTARKIVSRGHKMESHTVSHPDLTDLSDSSVRYQLTRSREIIKETVGTTSYLIRPPYGATSSRVERIAGEVGFKYMVMWSIDTDDYMSTTSTSEIISRAVAGASNNGILLLHPSHTKVIDALPSILRQLRDRGYIFVTVNSMLP